GTATTTTAACCACAAGGGCGCATCTGGAATAAAAGGGGTCTTGTTTAACAAACCATAATTTCCACCCGTCACCTGATTTACCCCAACTAGAAAGAGATTGAGGATAAAGGTATAGGCTACGATCATATACTTCTTGAGCAAGGTCTTGTCATAGTGATTCATCAAGTAAAACAAGGAATTCACTAGAAGAGCATAGTGCCCAATCAAAAATGAAAAACTGGTGATATGGGGGAAATCATAGGGGTCAAAAACCGGGTAAACCAAAGCAAAGACAGCTCCACTTGCACCTAAGAGGGCAAAATATTGCTTGCTCCGCCATTTATCTGGCAAGAAAACCACCGCAAACATAGCCAAACGGCAATGGTAAAATGGAAGGCTATTAGAAAATGGAATCCCAAAGCCAACATACCAACTATATAGGGCTAGCAACTGGAGGATCTGAATCCCCTTAAACAAGCGAACAAATTTCGGATTATTGTGATAAGCAAGTGCTCCATAAATACAAAGCACTAATAGGATCATCATAATCCCATACCAAAAGAGCGAAATGGGAGGAGGAACCGTTTGAGATCTGGTGATAAATTGATGGAACATATTTCTATCCTAACTCTTATTTTTTCTATTCTCTAGTTTAACCATTATAGCGAATTAAAAGCGATTTTTCAATTTCTATTTCTTTTCAGTTTGGCTCCCTTATTTATAGGAAAATATGGTAAAATAGAACAGACTAAAAATCATCATTTCACGAAAGGATGCAAGATGAAAATTACGCAAGAAGAGGTAACACACGTTGCCAATCTTTCAAAATTAAAATTCTCTGAAGAAGAAACTGCTGCCTTTGCGACAACCTTGTCTAAGATTGTAGACATGGTTGAGTTGCTGGGAGAAGTCGACACAACTGGTGTCGCACCTACTACAACCATGGCTGACCGCAAGACCGTACTCCGCCCTGATGTGGCCGAAGAAGGAACAGACCGTGACCGCTTGTTTAAAAACGTACCTGAAAAAGAAAACTACTATATCAAGGTACCAGCTATCCTAGATGATGGAGGAGATGCCTAATGACTTTTAATAACAAAACTATTGAAGACTTGCACAACCTCCTTGTATCTAAGGAGATTTCAGCTACTGAATTGACACAAGCCACGCTTGAAGGTATCAAGTCTCGCGAGAAAGCTATCAATGCTTTTGTCACTATCGCTGAAGAACAAGCCCTTTCTCAAGCTAAAGCCATTGATGAAGCTGGAATTGACGCGGATAATGTCCTTTCTGGAATTCCACTGGCTGTTAAGGATAATATCTCTACCGACGGTATCCTTACAACTGCTGCCTCAAAAATGCTCTAC
This genomic stretch from Streptococcus sp. 1643 harbors:
- a CDS encoding TIGR02206 family membrane protein, translating into MFHQFITRSQTVPPPISLFWYGIMMILLVLCIYGALAYHNNPKFVRLFKGIQILQLLALYSWYVGFGIPFSNSLPFYHCRLAMFAVVFLPDKWRSKQYFALLGASGAVFALVYPVFDPYDFPHITSFSFLIGHYALLVNSLFYLMNHYDKTLLKKYMIVAYTFILNLFLVGVNQVTGGNYGLLNKTPFIPDAPLWLKYLLVSVILSLALVLFDILFKKRWKKRNQAQSVL
- the gatC gene encoding Asp-tRNA(Asn)/Glu-tRNA(Gln) amidotransferase subunit GatC; translation: MKITQEEVTHVANLSKLKFSEEETAAFATTLSKIVDMVELLGEVDTTGVAPTTTMADRKTVLRPDVAEEGTDRDRLFKNVPEKENYYIKVPAILDDGGDA